A window of Proteus columbae contains these coding sequences:
- a CDS encoding helix-turn-helix domain-containing protein — translation MPYIPREKIDYQAIGYRLRAYRIASSLKAEDVAESLGISRAAVYRLEKGEIVKIETLDNLARLLNTSLTSLLGINTEYYSSANGFFERMRQLESQSSHIYTHFEPFSYLLTSDCYDKTLVEMLTEASPLNLLSEKQQEVLSILKERKKHQSLHSPHIYNLISQQQIEKFLYVGMLGSVNLTKTLQQERKQRAKNEILHLIEKLEQKNSYLNIAIISDTMPSLTFQLFYQDKVPLSLAVSPFRLGEFPNVSTGIATVTSSTEAIFQYQSLFDKLWLKATKGDDAINLLKQIVSHY, via the coding sequence ATGCCTTACATACCTAGAGAAAAAATAGATTATCAAGCCATTGGCTATCGCTTGCGTGCTTACCGCATAGCCTCTTCATTAAAAGCTGAAGATGTAGCAGAAAGCTTGGGTATTTCTCGTGCTGCTGTGTATCGGTTAGAAAAAGGCGAAATTGTTAAAATTGAGACACTTGATAATCTTGCTAGATTATTAAATACCTCGTTAACCAGTTTGTTGGGTATTAATACTGAATATTATTCAAGTGCAAATGGCTTTTTTGAACGAATGCGCCAACTTGAAAGTCAATCTTCACATATTTATACCCACTTCGAACCTTTCTCTTACTTATTAACTTCAGATTGTTATGACAAAACATTGGTTGAAATGCTAACAGAGGCATCACCTTTAAATCTTTTGTCTGAAAAACAACAAGAAGTTTTGTCTATTTTAAAAGAGCGTAAGAAACATCAGTCCTTACATTCGCCCCATATTTATAACCTTATTAGCCAGCAACAAATTGAAAAATTTCTTTATGTTGGCATGCTAGGTTCGGTTAATTTAACTAAAACACTGCAACAAGAAAGAAAACAACGAGCAAAAAACGAAATTCTTCATTTAATTGAAAAGTTAGAGCAAAAAAATAGTTATCTTAATATTGCAATTATTTCAGATACTATGCCGTCTTTAACTTTCCAATTATTTTATCAAGACAAAGTCCCTCTTTCTTTAGCCGTTAGCCCGTTCCGTTTAGGTGAATTTCCTAATGTCAGCACGGGCATTGCTACTGTAACCTCTTCAACTGAGGCGATATTTCAATATCAATCCCTCTTTGATAAATTATGGTTAAAAGCAACCAAGGGAGATGATGCAATTAACCTTCTAAAACAAATAGTCAGTCATTATTGA